One window of the Trifolium pratense cultivar HEN17-A07 linkage group LG2, ARS_RC_1.1, whole genome shotgun sequence genome contains the following:
- the LOC123904077 gene encoding DNA-binding protein HEXBP-like, translating to MAATRTNAWIAEALATLTTLVARDNDPGRNQEYVYCYKCGERGHKPFECPKELDKCLRCGRMGHKTEACRGKLTCYDCGEDGHKSVECKKPKQVVGKVFALGDEDGKAKSSYYKAMKDRKGKGLERSKPYDIVERGSSSGRKKQGNGQCYKCGARGHISYGCPLKDDKCFNCGKLGHKAEGFQTCLIKRILGLPNKEDIKGQVL from the exons atggctgctacTAGGACCAACGCGTGGATCGCAGAAGCTTTAGCTACGTTGACTACTTTAGTGGCACGGGATAATGACCCTGGAAGGAATCAAGAATATGTGTATTGCTATAAGTGTGGCGAGCGAGGTCATAAGCCTTTTGAGTGTCCGAAGGAGCTGGACAAGTGTCTCAGGTGTGGAAGGATGGGCCACAAAACGGAAGCGTGCAGGGGGAAGTTGACTTGTTACGACTGTGGTGAAGATGGCCACAAGAGTGTTGAATGCAAGAAGCCCAAACAGGTCGTCGGAAAGGTGTTTGCATTGGGTGATGAAGATGGCAAGGCCAAGTCCAGTTATTACAAGGCCATGAAGGACAGGAAAGGTAAAGGACTGGAGCGCAGTAAGCCCTACGACATCGTGGAAAGAGGTAGTAGTAGTGGTAGGAAGAAGCAAGGAAATGGTCAATGCTACAAGTGTGGTGCGAGGGGTCATATTTCTTACGGCTGTCCGCTTAAGGATGACAAGTGCTTTAACTGTGGAAAGTTAGGGCACAAGGCTGAG ggatttcagacttgtctgataaagaggATATTGGGCTTGCCCAATAAAGAGGATATCAAAGGTCAGGTTCtttga